Proteins from one Salmo salar chromosome ssa07, Ssal_v3.1, whole genome shotgun sequence genomic window:
- the LOC106609543 gene encoding angiopoietin-related protein 5-like, giving the protein LICLTNQTQGQKTPLVVQGTHCTQIKTLSPRTTSGVYVIQPAGVTSPFKVFCEMLVDGGWTVFQRRSGAEVLFNKKWAKNEQGFGNRQKDHWLGLSKVFALTKGRGRRSTMRVDLWDFEGGTAFAEYSDFRLGTEKESYKLNVGAYRGNAGDAIRGKYAGIDQKGFGFSTTDKDNDGCSPCIFGDIAENTCSFSEGGGGWWYSRCGSASLNGDWHPAGKQIGWASGLHWETWKGPVYLM; this is encoded by the exons CTCATCTGCCTCACTAACCAGACTCAG GGCCAGAAAACACCTTTAGTTGTTCAAG GGACACATTGCACACAGATCAAAACTCTCTCCCCTCGAACCACCAGTGGAGTTTATGTCATTCAGCCTGCAGGAGTCACATCCCCCTTTAAG GTGTTTTGTGAAATGCTGGTGGACGGAGGCTGGACAGTCTTTCAGAGGCGCTCTGGGGCAGAGGTTCTTTTCAACAAGAAGTGGGCCAAGAATGAACAAGGCTTTGGAAATCGACAGA AGGACCACTGGCTGGGTCTGAGTAAGGTGTTTGCTCTAACAAAGGGCAGGGGGCGGAGATCGACCATGCGGGTCGACCTGTGGGACTTTGAAGGGGGCACTGCCTTCGCTGAGTACAGTGACTTCCGTCTGggcacggagaaggagagctacAAGCTGAACGTTGGGGCCTACAGGGGCAACGCAG gtGATGCCATCCGTGGGAAATACGCCGGCATTGACCAAAAGGGCTTTGGCTTCAGCACAACCGACAAGGACAATGATGGCTGCTCGCCCTGCATCTTTGGCGACATCGCCGAGAACACGTGCAGCTTctcggagggaggaggagggtggtggtACAGTCGCTGTGGCTCTGCCAGCCTGAACGGAGACTGGCACCCCGCCGGCAAACAGATCGGCTGGGCCTCCGGCCTCCACTGGGAGACCTGGAAAGGACCTGTATATCTAATGTGA